A region of Argentina anserina chromosome 5, drPotAnse1.1, whole genome shotgun sequence DNA encodes the following proteins:
- the LOC126796169 gene encoding ABC transporter B family member 2-like — protein MTSKPDAFFSSGNVNGDHADDDDMLKLKEKKTKQEEEKENRKRNVPLLKLFSFADSYDCVLMAIGSVGACIHGASVPIFFIFFGKLINIIGLAYLFPKEASSKVAKYSLDFVYLSIAILFSSWTEVACWMHTGERQAAKMRMAYLRAMLNQDISLFDTEASTGEVISAITSDILVVQDALSEKVGNFMHYISRFLAGFIIGFVRVWQISLVTLSIVPLIALAGGVYAYVTIGLIARVRKSYVKAGEIAEEVIGNVRTVQAFAAEEKAVRQYKTALLGTYKYGKKAGLAKGLGLGSLHCTLFLSWALLVWFTSIVVHKHIANGGESFTTMLNVVIAGLSLGQAAPDISAFIRAKAAAYPIFEMIERNTVNQSSSITGRKLDKLEGHIQFKDVSFSYPSRADVSIFDKLNLDIPAGKIVALVGGSGSGKSTVISLIERFYEPLGGQILLDGNNISELDLKWMRQQIGLVNQEPALFATSITENILYGKGDASMDDIKHAAKLSEALSFINNLPERFETQVGERGIQLSGGQKQRIAIARAIVKNPSILLLDEATSALDAESEKSVQEALDRAMVGRTTVVVAHRLSTVRNADIIAVVQEGKIVETGSHEELISDPNGVYAALVHLQETASLQRPSTFGPSLGRPLSLRYSRELSRTTASFGASFRSDKESLGRPGGDGTEFKSRHISASKLYSMVRTDWHYGVMGTIGALIAGAQMPLFALGVSQALVSYYMDWETTCREVKKISLLFCGAAVLTVFVHAVAHLCFGTMGERLTLRVREKMFSAILRNEIGWFDDTNNTSAMLSSRLESDATLLRTIVVDRSTILLQNVGLIVASFIIAFILNWRITLVVLATYPLIISGHISEKLFMKGYGGNLSTAYLKANMLAGEAVSNIRTVAAFCSEEKVIDLYARELVEPSRRSFTRGQIAGIFYGVSQFFIFSSYGLALWYGSVLMEKGLASFRSVMKSFFVLIVTALAMGETLALAPDLLKGNQMVASVFEVTDRRTEVLADIGEDVTKLEGTIELRGVQFSYPSRPDVVLFRDFNLKVHSGKTMALVGQSGSGKSSVISLILRFYDPTAGKVLIDGKDIKKVNLKSLRRHIGLVQQEPALFATSIYENILYGKEGASEAEVIEAAKHANAHSFISSLPEGYSTKVGERGVQLSGGQRQRVAIARAVLKNPEILLLDEATSALDMESERVVQQALDRLMKTRTTIMVAHRLSTIKNADEISVIQDGKIVEQGSHSTLIENRNGAYYKLINIQQQQH, from the exons ATGACTTCAAAGCCGGATGCATTTTTCTCGTCCGGCAACGTCAACGGCGATCATGCTGATGACGACGATATGTTGAAgctgaaggagaagaagacgaaacaagaagaagagaaagagaacaGGAAGCGCAACGTTCCATTACTCAAGCTCTTCTCTTTTGCTGATTCTTACGACTGCGTTTTGATGGCGATCGGATCTGTCGGGGCTTGTATTCATGGCGCGTCAGTCCCTATCTTCTTTATCTTCTTCGGAAAATTGATAAATATCATCGGCCTTGCTTATCTCTTTCCCAAAGAAGCTTCCTCTAAAGTAGCCAAG TACTCCTTGGATTTTGTATATCTCAGTATAGCTATATTGTTTTCGTCATGGACCG AGGTGGCTTGTTGGATGCACACTGGGGAAAGACAAGCAGCGAAAATGAGGATGGCGTATTTGAGAGCCATGTTGAATCAAGATATAAGTCTTTTCGACACGGAAGCTTCTACTGGGGAAGTCATTTCTGCAATCACAAGTGACATCCTTGTAGTTCAAGATGCTCTTTCTGAGAAGGTAG GGAACTTCATGCATTACATAAGCAGATTTCTAGCAGGATTTATAATTGGGTTTGTAAGGGTTTGGCAAATTAGTCTGGTCACTCTCTCCATTGTACCCCTAATTGCCCTTGCCGGTGGAGTCTATGCCTATGTCACTATTGGCCTCATTGCTAGAGTCAGAAAGTCCTATGTCAAGGCTGGTGAAATTGCTGAAGAG GTGATAGGAAATGTAAGGACAGTGCAAGCATTTGCAGCAGAAGAAAAAGCTGTAAGGCAGTACAAGACAGCTCTGTTGGGTACATACAAGTATGGGAAGAAAGCAGGACTGGCCAAGGGTTTGGGGCTTGGATCGCTGCACTGTACCCTTTTTCTTTCATGGGCATTGCTCGTTTGGTTCACTAGCATTGTTGTGCACAAGCATATTGCTAATGGCGGCGAGTCTTTCACCACCATGCTTAATGTTGTTATTGCTGGCCT GTCACTCGGGCAAGCAGCGCCTGACATCTCTGCATTCATTCGAGCCAAAGCAGCTGCTTATCCCatatttgagatgatagagagGAACACAGTGAACCAATCCAGCAGTATAACTGGCCGGAAACTGGACAAACTTGAGGGGCACATCCAATTCAAGGATGTATCTTTTAGCTACCCATCTCGTGCAGATGTTAGTATTTTCGATAAGCTCAATCTTGATATCCCTGCTGGGAAGATTGTAGCTCTTGTGGGAGGAAGTGGTTCTGGCAAGAGTACAGTTATATCTTTGATTGAAAGATTCTATGAGCCACTTGGTGGCCAAATATTGTTAGATGGAAATAATATAAGTGAACTTGACCTCAAATGGATGAGGCAACAAATTGGGCTGGTCAATCAGGAGCCTGCTCTTTTTGCAACAAGCATTACGGAGAATATTCTTTATGGTAAAGGTGATGCTTCGATGGATGATATCAAACATGCAGCTAAACTTTCAGAGGCTCTTTCTTTCATAAATAACCTCCCAGAGAGATTCGAAACTCAG GTTGGTGAGAGAGGCATACAACTCTCTGGAGGACAAAAGCAACGGATTGCAATAGCACGCGCAATTGTGAAGAATCCATCAATTCTTCTATTGGATGAAGCAACAAGTGCACTGGATGCGGAGTCTGAGAAGAGTGTGCAGGAGGCACTTGATCGTGCCATGGTAGGGCGAACAACAGTAGTGGTGGCACATCGTCTGTCCACTGTCAGGAATGCAGATATTATTGCGGTTGTGCAAGAAGGAAAGATAGTTGAAACTGGGAGCCATGAGGAGCTAATTTCTGACCCCAATGGTGTCTATGCAGCACTTGTTCATCTACAAGAGACAGCTTCTTTGCAACGTCCCTCCACATTTGGTCCTAGCTTAGGACGGCCACTGAG CTTAAGGTATTCACGAGAGTTATCTCGCACCACCGCAAGTTTTGGTGCCAGCTTTCGATCTGATAAAGAATCTCTTGGCCGTCCTGGTGGTGATGGAACAGAGTTTAAGTCAAGGCATATATCAGCAAGTAAATTGTATTCCATGGTCCGTACAGACTGGCATTACGGGGTGATGGGCACCATTGGTGCCCTTATTGCTGGAGCTCAGATGCCTCTTTTTGCTCTTGGTGTCTCTCAGGCTCTAGTTTCCTATTACATGGACTGGGAAACAACATGTCGTGAGGTTAAAAAGATCTCTTTACTCTTCTGTGGGGCTGCAGTGTTAACTGTCTTTGTTCATGCGGTAGCTCATCTTTGTTTTGGTACTATGGGAGAGAGACTCACTCTTCGAGTTAGAGAGAAGATGTTTTCTG CAATACTAAGGAATGAGATTGGATGGTTTGATGATACAAACAACACCAGTGCTATGCTATCGTCTCGTCTAGAAAGTGATGCTACTTTATTACGAACTATTGTTGTTGATCGTTCAACAATTCTTCTACAGAATGTGGGTTTGATAGTGGCCTCATTTATCATTGCCTTCATCTTGAACTGGAGAATCACATTAGTGGTCTTAGCTACATATCCTTTGATCATTAGTGGTCATATCAGCGAG AAACTTTTCATGAAAGGCTATGGTGGCAACTTGAGCACAGCATATCTGAAAGCTAACATGCTAGCTGGGGAAGCTGTAAGCAACATCCGCACTGTTGCTGCATTTTGTTCTGAGGAGAAGGTCATTGACCTTTATGCCCGTGAGCTTGTTGAGCCTTCTAGACGCTCATTTACTCGTGGTCAGATAGCTGGCATATTCTATGGTGTATCTCAGTTCTTCATATTCTCATCCTATGGCCTGGCCTTGTG GTATGGTTCTGTTCTAATGGAAAAGGGGCTTGCTAGCTTTAGATCTGTCATGAAATCATTCTTTGTATTGATTGTAACGGCATTAGCAATGGGTGAAACTTTAGCACTTGCCCCAGATCTTTTAAAAGGGAACCAAATGGTGGCATCAGTTTTTGAAGTCACAGATCGCAGAACAGAAGTCCTAGCGGACATAGGAGAAGACGTTACAAAACTGGAGGGGACAATTGAGTTAAGAGGTGTTCAATTTAGCTATCCTTCAAGACCAGATGTAGTCCTTTTCAGGGACTTCAATTTGAAAGTTCATTCAGGAAAGACTATGGCATTGGTGGGTCAAAGTGGTTCTGGTAAAAGCTCTGTGATTTCTTTAATTCTCAGATTTTATGATCCGACAGCTGGGAAAGTTCTGATAGACG GGAAAGACATCAAGAAAGTAAATCTCAAATCTCTGCGGAGACACATTGGCCTGGTTCAACAAGAACCAGCTCTCTTTGCTACATCAATTTATGAAAACATCCTATATGGAAAAGAAGGAGCTTCTGAAGCAGAAGTAATTGAAGCGGCCAAGCATGCCAATGCACACAGTTTCATCAGTTCCCTTCCTGAGGGCTACTCCACTAAAGTTGGAGAGCGCGGGGTGCAACTATCCGGTGGTCAAAGGCAAAGGGTGGCCATTGCCCGAGCAGTTCTAAAGAACCCTGAAATTTTGTTACTAGATGAGGCCACCAGTGCTCTAGATATGGAATCTGAGCGGGTAGTACAACAAGCTCTCGACAGATTGATGAAGACTCGTACAACAATAATGGTGGCGCATAGGCTGTCCACTATAAAAAATGCCGATGAAATTTCAGTCATACAAGATGGAAAGATTGTGGAGCAAGGAAGTCATTCAACTCTTATAGAGAACAGAAATGGAGCATATTACAAGTTAATAAACattcagcagcagcagcattgA